In the Nitrospirae bacterium CG2_30_53_67 genome, GAAGGCGTCGATGTCCGCGTGGTCTACTCGCCTCTGGATGCCCTGGACATCGCCGAGAGCCATAAGCAGAAGGAGATCGTCTTCTTCGCGGCGGGATTTGAGACCACTTCGCCGCTTTCGGCCGCCACCCTTTTCGAGGCCGAGCGCCGCCATATCGGAAACTTTTCCATTTTTTCGGCGCATAAACGGGTGCCGCCTGCCCTTCGGGCCCTGCTCAAGTCAGGAGACGTTCAGGTCGACGGATTTATCCTTCCGGGGCACGTCAGCACGGTCATCGGGAGCCTGCCCTACGGCTTTCTTGCCGAAACGTACCGGAAGCCTTCAGTGATCACGGGCTTTGAAGCCTCCGACGTCCTCTCAGGCATCCTGATGATCCTGAATCAGATCCGATCGGGAAAGGCGGAAGTCAGCATCCAGTACGCCAGTGTGGTCCGGGAAAAGGGGAATCCCAGGGCCCTGGCCATGATTGAAGAATTCTTTCAGGTCGAAGACGCCCACTGGAGGGGACTCGGCGCCATTCCGGAAAGCGGTCTGGGACTGAAAGATGAATTCCGGGATCGGGATGCGATTCGGAGGTTTTCTCTATCCCGTCCCCATCTGAAAGATCCTTCAGGCTGCCGGTGCGGGGACGTCTTAAGAGGGGCGAAGCTTCCCACGGATTGCAGCCTCTTCGGAAAAGGATGCACTCCCGAAAAGCCCGTGGGGGCCTGCATGGTCAGTGCCGAAGGGAGCTGTGCGGCTTATTATCAATATATGTAAGCGGGCGCCGTGAGGAATCCCATATCATGAAACAGCGGAAAGGAGCAGGTCTTGGAGGAGGATAAGATTCTTATCGCCCACGGCAGCGGCGGCCGCGTGATGCACGGACTTATCGAGGATCTGATCGCACCGGCTTTCGATATAACAAGACTGGCGGATGCCGCCGTCCTTGAAGATTTCCCTTCCGGAAGGGCGGCCTTCACCACCGACAGCTATGTGGTCTCGCCGATCTTCTTCCCCGGCGGAGACATCGGGGAACTGGCCGTCTGCGGGACTGTGAACGATCTGGCCATGATGGGGGCCGCGCCCCTCTACCTGAGCGCCGGTTTCATTCTTGAAGAGGGGCTTCCCCTCCGTGACCTGAAGAGAATTGTCTTCTCCATGGCCGATGCGGCGCGAAAGGCCGGCGTCCGGATCATGGCCGGAGACACCAAAGTCGTGGAGCGGGGGAAATGCGACGGGCTCTTCATCAATACGGCAGGTGTGGGTGCTCTCCCCGCAGGGCTC is a window encoding:
- a CDS encoding hydrogenase formation protein HypD; the protein is MNFDTRQVSGKIGEMMQSIGRPVKLMEVCGTHTMAIFRHGIRSLLPESIHLLSGPGCPVCVTSLGDIEAAVSLAQTKGVLLTTFGDMMRVPGRKRSLGEVKAEGVDVRVVYSPLDALDIAESHKQKEIVFFAAGFETTSPLSAATLFEAERRHIGNFSIFSAHKRVPPALRALLKSGDVQVDGFILPGHVSTVIGSLPYGFLAETYRKPSVITGFEASDVLSGILMILNQIRSGKAEVSIQYASVVREKGNPRALAMIEEFFQVEDAHWRGLGAIPESGLGLKDEFRDRDAIRRFSLSRPHLKDPSGCRCGDVLRGAKLPTDCSLFGKGCTPEKPVGACMVSAEGSCAAYYQYM